One region of Polaribacter pectinis genomic DNA includes:
- a CDS encoding YchJ family protein, protein MNCPCNPKKLYKDCCEIAHNNIKNVISAEQLMRSRYSAFVLADIKYLFKSHHSSTRLSKHEYKELKKWTKSVDWVKLEILNSTENTVRFNAFFIEKGNLESIQENSFFCKENNHWVYLNAK, encoded by the coding sequence ATGAATTGTCCTTGTAATCCTAAAAAACTATATAAAGATTGTTGTGAGATAGCTCACAATAATATAAAAAATGTTATTTCTGCAGAACAATTAATGCGTTCTAGGTACAGTGCTTTTGTTTTAGCTGATATAAAATACCTCTTTAAAAGTCATCATAGTTCTACAAGACTTTCTAAACATGAATATAAAGAGTTAAAAAAGTGGACAAAATCTGTAGATTGGGTTAAATTAGAAATCTTAAATTCCACTGAAAACACTGTTCGTTTTAATGCTTTTTTTATTGAGAAAGGTAACTTAGAAAGTATTCAAGAAAACTCTTTTTTTTGTAAAGAAAATAATCATTGGGTTTATTTGAATGCCAAATAA
- a CDS encoding T9SS type A sorting domain-containing protein, whose protein sequence is MKKILLLLTLLSSIVGYSQFDNIPTGTGYYLNTMIPSPNTSDLTNELYEIRGTANATVPANLYLIMVEGDGESGKTDMGKVKEAILFDAYDPGNVTFGSNGILSLVANYNDVDAADADTTNPYATQLAASNSTVLTITLIGAPGTDVTSSAGSAVASTSPDIGYDGNLTDGSATYMLISATENPKNLDIDSDNDGIIDATGDHTTKWVLYDSVSYLDYDDPVLGSETGEYGYGQTVFARTYDDNPTDFKITTSAVIVNQGTSNISYMMRQGTRTDHGLRGWAAAGNASGSVAPNWVFSGTLSKVAPDYFKDFVYSDTYIGELNPVEPTNVWNGSSSTSWNTKENWSTNIVPDISTDVSIPSGTARTPKVNSNKDAVGYSVTVDPASELYIESGGSLRVFNSFTGEVTYRVEANDTNWHLLSSPVVGAMYDGSWISTNDIDDTTGTGTNVAIATYTNGVDADGDWIYATDAANSGTFATGQGYSIKRDAMSNSYIKFTGAIKTDNLMSSITQSTNNWNLKGNPYSSYILVSDLIASNTTSLTATHKNVYVWDNNKSGGAGYDVLATTDYIHPGQGFFVNAANSDADNFIIDASKLSYQTPVTLYRSSNTGTTSIKLFITDGTKTESTDVNYLDDKTKGLDPSFDVGTFTGKESGLNVFTQLVSDNEGVNFMKQALPISGIETMVIPVGVKASANKEITFSTEALNLPSDIKVFLEDRENNTFTRLDEANTNYKITTTENLNGIGRFYLHTTESVLSVSEDALLENVSIYKTNNSNLRITGLSQGKTNMKLFNVLGKQSMNISFESNGVKDISLPKLGAGIYIVKIETAAGQLNKKIVLE, encoded by the coding sequence ATGAAAAAAATCTTACTTTTATTAACATTATTATCCTCTATTGTAGGATATTCTCAATTCGATAATATTCCTACGGGCACAGGATATTATTTAAACACAATGATTCCAAGTCCAAACACAAGCGATTTAACTAATGAGCTATACGAAATAAGAGGTACTGCAAATGCAACTGTACCTGCCAATTTATACCTTATAATGGTAGAGGGAGATGGTGAAAGTGGAAAAACAGACATGGGAAAAGTTAAAGAAGCAATTCTTTTTGATGCCTATGACCCAGGTAATGTAACTTTTGGTTCAAATGGTATTTTATCTTTAGTTGCAAATTATAACGATGTAGACGCAGCAGATGCAGATACAACAAATCCTTATGCAACTCAATTAGCAGCATCAAATTCAACAGTTTTAACTATTACTTTAATTGGTGCACCTGGTACAGATGTTACAAGTTCTGCTGGTAGTGCAGTAGCATCTACAAGTCCAGATATTGGTTATGATGGAAATCTTACAGATGGTAGTGCTACTTATATGTTAATCTCGGCAACTGAAAATCCTAAAAATTTAGATATTGATTCTGATAATGATGGTATTATTGATGCTACAGGAGACCACACAACTAAATGGGTTTTATATGATTCCGTTTCTTATTTAGATTATGATGATCCTGTTTTAGGGTCAGAAACAGGTGAATATGGTTATGGACAAACTGTTTTTGCAAGAACTTATGACGACAATCCAACAGATTTTAAAATAACTACAAGTGCAGTAATTGTTAATCAGGGTACATCTAACATATCATATATGATGAGACAAGGCACTAGAACAGATCATGGTTTAAGAGGTTGGGCAGCTGCAGGTAATGCCAGTGGTTCTGTAGCCCCAAACTGGGTGTTTTCTGGGACTCTTTCTAAAGTTGCACCAGATTATTTTAAAGATTTTGTCTACTCAGACACTTATATTGGAGAGCTAAACCCAGTCGAACCTACTAATGTATGGAATGGTAGTAGCAGTACTAGTTGGAATACTAAAGAAAATTGGAGTACTAATATTGTTCCAGATATATCTACAGACGTCTCAATTCCTTCAGGTACAGCAAGAACACCAAAAGTAAATTCAAATAAAGATGCAGTTGGGTATAGTGTAACTGTAGATCCAGCATCTGAATTATATATTGAATCTGGAGGTTCATTAAGAGTTTTTAATTCTTTTACTGGTGAAGTAACTTATAGAGTTGAAGCTAATGATACTAATTGGCATCTATTATCTAGTCCAGTAGTTGGGGCTATGTATGATGGAAGTTGGATTAGTACTAACGATATTGATGATACAACAGGAACAGGTACAAATGTTGCAATTGCTACTTATACAAATGGCGTAGATGCAGATGGAGATTGGATCTATGCAACAGATGCTGCAAATTCTGGTACGTTTGCAACTGGACAAGGATATTCTATTAAAAGAGATGCAATGTCTAACTCTTATATTAAATTTACAGGAGCAATAAAAACAGATAATTTAATGAGTTCAATTACACAAAGTACAAATAATTGGAACTTAAAAGGTAATCCATATTCTTCTTATATTCTTGTTAGCGATTTAATTGCAAGTAATACTACAAGCTTAACTGCTACACATAAAAATGTCTATGTTTGGGATAATAATAAATCTGGTGGAGCTGGATACGATGTGTTGGCAACTACAGATTATATTCATCCAGGACAAGGTTTCTTTGTAAATGCTGCAAATTCAGATGCAGATAATTTTATAATTGACGCTAGTAAATTAAGTTATCAAACTCCTGTTACATTATATAGATCTTCTAATACTGGCACTACTTCAATTAAATTATTTATTACTGATGGAACAAAAACAGAATCTACAGATGTTAATTATTTAGATGATAAAACTAAAGGATTAGATCCAAGTTTTGACGTTGGTACATTTACTGGTAAAGAATCAGGACTTAATGTTTTTACTCAATTAGTTAGTGATAATGAAGGGGTTAATTTTATGAAACAAGCTTTACCAATTTCTGGAATAGAAACTATGGTAATACCAGTTGGAGTTAAAGCTAGTGCAAATAAAGAAATTACTTTTTCTACAGAAGCTTTAAACTTACCTTCTGACATTAAAGTGTTTTTAGAAGATAGAGAAAATAATACTTTTACACGTTTAGACGAAGCAAATACAAACTATAAAATTACCACAACTGAAAATTTAAACGGAATTGGACGTTTTTACTTACACACAACAGAAAGTGTATTAAGTGTATCAGAGGACGCTTTATTAGAAAATGTAAGCATCTATAAAACTAATAATTCTAATTTAAGAATTACTGGTTTATCGCAAGGAAAAACTAACATGAAGTTATTTAACGTTCTTGGCAAACAGTCTATGAATATTTCTTTTGAATCTAATGGTGTAAAAGATATTTCTTTACCAAAATTAGGTGCAGGGATTTATATTGTTAAAATAGAAACTGCAGCAGGTCAATTAAACAAGAAGATAGTTTTAGAATAA
- a CDS encoding DMT family transporter: MKYNKAIFYMIYSVIAFSLMNAVVKYLTSFNVYQIVFFRSVGTLAFTIPLILKYKIPILGTHKKLLFIRGLIGVISLTCFFESLNYLAVGTAVSLRYTSPIFAAIFSLIFLKETIKPIQWLLFLLAFVGVLIIKGFGIDVNTIGLLLVITSAIFLGLIFVVIRKIGDKEHPLVIINYFMVMAFVFGGIMSINYWKNPTIIEWLLLSSLGVFGYIGQLYMTKAFQLHETNVIAPLKYLEVIFMIIIGATWFGEIYNLWTLLGIFLILLGLVYNIYLKSKKNI; the protein is encoded by the coding sequence ATGAAATACAATAAAGCAATATTTTACATGATTTATAGTGTAATTGCATTTTCTTTAATGAATGCAGTTGTTAAGTATTTAACTTCTTTTAATGTCTATCAAATTGTGTTTTTTAGGTCTGTTGGTACTTTGGCTTTTACAATTCCGTTGATTTTAAAATATAAAATTCCAATTCTAGGAACTCATAAAAAGTTATTATTTATAAGAGGTCTTATTGGAGTTATTTCTTTAACCTGTTTTTTTGAATCTTTAAATTATTTGGCAGTAGGTACAGCTGTTTCTCTGCGATATACATCACCAATATTCGCAGCTATTTTCTCTTTAATTTTCTTAAAAGAAACCATTAAACCCATACAATGGCTACTATTTCTTTTAGCGTTTGTAGGAGTTTTAATTATAAAAGGATTTGGAATTGATGTAAATACAATTGGACTTTTATTAGTAATTACCTCCGCAATTTTTTTAGGTCTAATCTTTGTAGTAATTAGAAAAATTGGAGATAAAGAACATCCACTTGTAATTATTAATTATTTTATGGTTATGGCATTTGTTTTTGGAGGAATTATGTCTATTAATTATTGGAAAAACCCCACTATAATTGAATGGTTATTGCTATCTAGTTTAGGTGTTTTCGGTTACATTGGGCAGTTGTACATGACGAAAGCATTTCAGTTACATGAAACAAATGTTATAGCTCCACTAAAATATTTAGAAGTTATTTTTATGATTATAATTGGGGCAACTTGGTTTGGAGAAATCTATAATCTATGGACTTTACTCGGAATATTTTTAATTTTATTAGGCTTGGTTTATAATATTTATTTAAAAAGTAAAAAGAACATTTAA
- a CDS encoding bifunctional 4-hydroxy-2-oxoglutarate aldolase/2-dehydro-3-deoxy-phosphogluconate aldolase, with translation MAQFSRLEVAQVMKDTGMVPLFFHNDIEVSKKVLKACYDGGARLMEFTARGDFAHQVFGELTKYAIKELPGMVMGVGSVTDAAAASLYMALGANFIVTPVLREDIAIACNRKKVLWSPGCGTLTEIARAEELGCEIVKLFPGDIYGPQFVKGIKGPQPWTSIMPTGGVSPTRENLEGWFSAGVTCVGMGSKLMAKNADGSFDYATIESRTKGALDIIKSLR, from the coding sequence ATGGCACAATTTTCAAGATTAGAAGTTGCACAAGTAATGAAAGATACAGGAATGGTTCCTTTGTTTTTTCATAACGATATAGAAGTAAGTAAAAAAGTTTTAAAAGCTTGTTACGATGGTGGAGCACGTTTAATGGAGTTTACTGCAAGAGGAGATTTTGCACACCAAGTTTTTGGAGAATTAACAAAATATGCAATTAAAGAATTACCAGGAATGGTAATGGGAGTAGGTTCTGTAACAGATGCAGCAGCTGCTTCATTATATATGGCTTTAGGTGCAAATTTTATTGTAACTCCAGTTTTAAGAGAAGACATTGCAATTGCATGTAATCGTAAAAAAGTTTTATGGTCTCCTGGTTGTGGAACTTTAACTGAAATTGCTAGAGCAGAAGAATTAGGTTGCGAAATAGTAAAATTATTTCCTGGTGATATTTATGGTCCTCAATTTGTAAAAGGAATTAAAGGCCCTCAACCTTGGACAAGTATTATGCCAACTGGTGGTGTTTCTCCAACAAGAGAAAATTTAGAAGGATGGTTTAGCGCTGGTGTAACTTGTGTTGGAATGGGATCTAAATTAATGGCTAAAAATGCTGATGGTAGTTTCGATTACGCTACAATAGAAAGTAGAACAAAAGGAGCTTTAGATATTATTAAGTCTTTAAGATAA
- a CDS encoding sugar kinase: MAKVVTFGEIMLRLAPQGFLRFSQANNFDAIYGGGESNVAVSLANYGVDVDFVTRLPKNDIGACAMMEMRKRGVGVDKIVYGGDRLGIYFLETGAVSRGSKVVYDRAHSAIAEIESGMIDWDAVFDGCEWFHWTGITPAISQGAADVCLEAVKAASAKGITISTDLNYRAKLWNFCDDAHRESIMTELTSYCDIVLGNEEDAEMHFGIKPDGAAVQTAGHDVKAEAFLSVCKQMTEKFPRAKKVITTLRGSISASHNTWAGVLYDGKTMLQTRQYQITDIVDRVGGGDSFMGGLIYGLLKYSEDDQNALDFAVAASCLKHTIKGDANLVTVAEVEKLMGGDASGRVAR, translated from the coding sequence ATGGCAAAAGTAGTAACATTCGGAGAGATCATGTTAAGATTAGCTCCTCAAGGATTTTTAAGATTTTCACAAGCAAATAATTTTGATGCTATTTATGGTGGTGGAGAATCTAACGTAGCAGTTTCTCTAGCAAACTATGGAGTAGATGTAGATTTCGTAACACGTTTACCAAAAAATGATATTGGTGCTTGTGCTATGATGGAAATGCGTAAAAGAGGTGTTGGAGTTGATAAAATTGTTTATGGAGGAGATCGTTTAGGGATTTACTTTTTAGAAACAGGAGCAGTATCTAGAGGTTCTAAAGTAGTTTACGATAGAGCTCATTCTGCAATTGCAGAAATAGAATCTGGTATGATAGATTGGGATGCAGTTTTTGATGGTTGTGAATGGTTTCATTGGACAGGAATTACACCTGCAATCTCACAAGGAGCTGCAGATGTTTGTTTAGAAGCTGTTAAAGCTGCTAGCGCAAAAGGAATTACGATTTCTACAGATTTAAACTATAGAGCAAAACTTTGGAATTTCTGTGACGATGCACATAGAGAATCTATCATGACAGAATTAACTTCTTACTGTGATATTGTTTTAGGAAATGAAGAAGATGCAGAAATGCATTTCGGAATTAAGCCAGATGGAGCAGCAGTGCAAACTGCAGGACATGATGTAAAAGCAGAAGCTTTTTTATCTGTTTGTAAGCAAATGACAGAAAAATTCCCGAGAGCTAAAAAAGTAATTACAACTTTAAGAGGTTCTATATCTGCTTCTCATAATACTTGGGCTGGAGTTTTATATGATGGAAAAACAATGTTACAAACGCGTCAATACCAAATTACAGATATCGTAGATAGAGTAGGTGGTGGAGATTCATTTATGGGAGGTTTAATCTACGGATTATTAAAATATTCAGAAGACGACCAAAATGCATTAGACTTTGCTGTTGCAGCATCTTGTTTAAAACACACAATTAAAGGTGATGCAAACTTGGTAACAGTTGCAGAAGTAGAAAAATTAATGGGAGGAGATGCATCTGGAAGAGTTGCTCGTTAA
- a CDS encoding LacI family DNA-binding transcriptional regulator, with translation MNIKKKTTIKDIANVLNISAAAVSKALHNDSRISDKTKKAVRQVAENLNYQPNHLASALRSGKSKLVGVIVPRTNSNFFSSVIQNIEEVLNKEGYNIIITQSNESFKKECNSIDTLLFTQVDGIIASMANETVDLSYYEKVKSKGIPLILFDRGENDLNVDYIGIDDYNSSQIIVEHLVAQGCKRIAHIGGYKRTRIFNNRIRGYIDALKKHNLPLDSELLTESGLTIEDGRTKMKQLLALKNRPDAVYVAGDYAALGALQVLNEENITIPNEIALVGFGNEPFTDMVSPRISSINQHSAEIGKQAANTFLNHVKKDVVNQKLNKIILDATLVIRDSSSIK, from the coding sequence TTGAATATTAAAAAGAAAACTACCATAAAAGATATTGCAAATGTTTTAAATATTTCTGCAGCTGCCGTTTCTAAAGCGTTACACAATGATTCTAGAATAAGCGATAAAACAAAAAAAGCAGTTAGACAAGTTGCAGAAAACTTAAATTATCAGCCAAATCATTTAGCAAGTGCATTAAGAAGCGGAAAAAGTAAATTGGTTGGTGTAATTGTTCCAAGAACGAATAGTAATTTCTTTTCTTCTGTTATTCAGAATATAGAAGAAGTCTTAAATAAAGAAGGTTATAATATCATTATTACACAGTCTAACGAGTCTTTTAAAAAAGAATGTAATAGTATTGATACCTTGTTATTTACACAGGTTGACGGAATTATTGCTTCTATGGCAAATGAAACTGTAGATTTATCTTATTATGAAAAAGTAAAATCGAAAGGGATTCCGCTAATTTTGTTTGATCGTGGAGAAAACGATTTAAATGTTGACTATATAGGAATTGATGATTATAATAGTAGTCAAATTATTGTAGAACATTTAGTAGCACAAGGTTGTAAAAGAATTGCACACATTGGTGGTTATAAACGAACTCGAATTTTTAACAATAGAATTAGAGGGTATATAGATGCTTTAAAAAAGCACAATTTACCTTTAGATAGTGAGCTTTTAACAGAAAGTGGTTTAACAATTGAAGACGGAAGAACTAAAATGAAACAACTGTTAGCTTTAAAAAATAGACCAGATGCTGTTTACGTTGCTGGAGATTATGCTGCTTTAGGTGCCTTACAAGTTTTAAATGAAGAGAATATTACCATTCCTAATGAAATTGCATTGGTAGGTTTTGGTAATGAACCATTTACGGATATGGTTTCTCCTAGAATTAGCAGTATCAATCAACATAGTGCAGAAATAGGAAAACAGGCTGCCAACACTTTTTTAAATCACGTTAAAAAGGATGTTGTAAATCAAAAATTGAATAAAATAATTTTAGATGCTACTTTAGTTATCAGAGATTCTTCATCTATAAAATAA